One stretch of Legionella birminghamensis DNA includes these proteins:
- a CDS encoding GNAT family N-acetyltransferase, whose product MEDIIIREPEIEDKQSFLQAMQHSQSFHYPWVTPPLTAKEYDDFFLRTLKSNQKSFFVCNRSNDLLGVFNITEIVRGLFQNAYLGFYSVADYTGKGYMSVGLKLVLHQVFNELKLHRLEANIQPDNRRSIQLVKNNGFRYEGFSPRYLKINNEWRGHEHWAITVEDYIAESPEILKKDHVTLEPYNPEWPSLAQREIDKIKSVFPEHSIIDIQHIGSTAIAGLSAKPILDIQIAVPSLESTKLIAVPILQKLGYEYWADNPDPGRMFFVKGMPPYGEKRTHHVHIVEQNSAHWRNKLLFRDYLRLHPDVASEYEQLKFKLAQEHLYDREKYTDEKLSFVSKVLQLAQR is encoded by the coding sequence ATGGAAGATATTATTATTCGTGAGCCTGAAATAGAGGATAAACAAAGTTTTTTACAGGCTATGCAGCATAGTCAATCCTTCCATTACCCCTGGGTCACACCGCCGCTGACTGCAAAAGAATATGATGACTTCTTTTTGCGCACTCTAAAGTCCAATCAAAAAAGTTTTTTTGTCTGTAATCGGTCAAATGACCTCTTGGGCGTTTTTAATATCACTGAAATTGTCCGCGGGCTCTTCCAGAACGCCTATCTGGGGTTTTATTCGGTTGCCGATTATACGGGCAAGGGCTATATGAGTGTGGGATTAAAACTGGTATTACACCAAGTGTTTAATGAATTGAAATTACACCGTCTGGAGGCAAATATACAGCCTGACAACAGGCGGTCAATTCAATTAGTGAAAAACAATGGTTTTCGTTATGAGGGATTTTCTCCGCGATATTTAAAAATAAACAATGAATGGCGTGGCCATGAACATTGGGCGATTACAGTGGAGGATTATATCGCCGAAAGCCCTGAGATCTTGAAAAAAGACCATGTGACTCTCGAACCTTACAATCCAGAATGGCCATCGCTGGCACAGAGAGAAATTGACAAAATAAAGTCAGTTTTTCCTGAGCATTCAATTATTGATATTCAGCATATCGGCAGTACAGCAATAGCTGGCCTATCTGCAAAGCCAATACTGGATATTCAAATTGCAGTTCCTTCTTTAGAAAGCACAAAACTGATAGCGGTTCCCATTTTACAAAAACTTGGTTATGAATACTGGGCTGACAATCCAGATCCAGGACGCATGTTCTTTGTTAAAGGCATGCCCCCGTATGGCGAAAAACGGACACATCATGTGCACATAGTTGAGCAAAATTCGGCTCATTGGCGCAATAAATTACTGTTCAGAGATTACCTGCGACTACATCCCGATGTTGCCAGTGAATATGAACAATTGAAGTTCAAATTGGCTCAGGAGCACCTGTATGACCGTGAAAAATATACGGATGAAAAGCTGAGTTTTGTTAGTAAGGTGTTACAGCTTGCTCAACGTTAA
- a CDS encoding nucleotidyl transferase AbiEii/AbiGii toxin family protein has translation MIKPTAINREDFNLLVELAMREEGYSHMRPVIEKELLHYDLLFALDKQGLLDKLTFQGGTSLRLCYGSSRFSEDLDFAGGHDFTTSKLLAMKECIEGYIASRYGLDVTVKEPAEMSIEPEYQDIKVDKWQIAITTSPTRKDLPKQKIKIEVCNVPAYTRTPQALNANYDFLPDGYGDVLIMTESPDEIMADKLISLVNTTKYVRHRDIWDLRWLQQRGSSINKQFILSKINDYKISDYPAKLESTIANIEKIIYSEAFHNELSRFIPLDVQERTLKKDKFKEFLINETQLLLFELMALLDGKSEPEEFYI, from the coding sequence ATGATTAAACCTACTGCCATTAACAGGGAAGATTTTAATTTATTAGTAGAACTTGCCATGCGGGAAGAAGGTTATTCGCATATGAGGCCTGTCATTGAAAAAGAATTATTACACTATGATTTGCTTTTTGCTCTGGATAAACAAGGGTTGTTGGATAAATTGACCTTTCAAGGCGGTACATCACTTCGTCTATGTTATGGCTCTTCACGTTTTAGCGAAGATCTCGATTTTGCTGGAGGTCATGATTTTACCACGTCAAAACTACTGGCTATGAAAGAGTGCATTGAAGGCTATATCGCTTCTCGGTATGGTTTGGATGTAACGGTGAAAGAACCGGCAGAAATGTCTATTGAGCCTGAGTATCAAGATATTAAAGTTGATAAATGGCAAATTGCCATTACTACATCACCAACTCGAAAGGACTTGCCAAAGCAAAAAATTAAAATCGAGGTATGCAATGTCCCCGCATATACAAGAACACCACAGGCTCTAAATGCTAATTATGATTTTTTACCTGACGGTTATGGCGATGTACTGATCATGACAGAAAGTCCAGATGAAATTATGGCCGATAAATTAATCTCTTTGGTTAATACAACCAAATATGTACGTCATAGAGACATTTGGGATTTACGCTGGCTACAGCAACGCGGAAGTTCTATTAACAAACAATTCATTTTATCCAAAATCAATGATTATAAAATTAGTGATTACCCAGCCAAACTTGAAAGCACAATTGCAAATATTGAAAAAATCATCTATAGCGAAGCATTCCATAATGAGCTATCACGCTTTATTCCTTTAGATGTTCAGGAAAGAACTCTAAAAAAAGATAAGTTTAAAGAGTTTTTGATTAATGAAACTCAATTATTGTTATTCGAATTGATGGCGTTATTAGATGGCAAATCAGAGCCAGAGGAATTTTATATTTAA
- a CDS encoding Abi family protein: MNTLYAPFQHEDNSHLFKDNTKFSQLTQLYNFDRKLRLLIIDAIERTEVAVRAHISNTLCKKYGPHWYLDNCHFKSTYDHQRLIQSIKDKQQSALDDYNRECARINKLQTIVESHKQKLKLKRKQESYARHYALTYDQPSLMPGWAMLEELSLGELSHLFKGLAKDKDKKIIAKGFNLYPPLLESWLHTLTVIRNICAHHARLWNRELGIKPARPTQKNFLWPLYLNKDHQHTRIATVLAMLHHMMQQVSPDTNWCKNLFDLFDAFPGIPLNSMGLNMHWKDDNFWKLNS, translated from the coding sequence ATTAACACCCTATATGCGCCCTTTCAACATGAAGATAATAGCCATCTTTTTAAAGACAATACAAAATTTAGCCAATTAACCCAATTATACAATTTTGATAGAAAACTTCGGTTACTCATAATTGATGCAATCGAACGAACGGAAGTTGCAGTACGTGCTCATATATCCAATACATTATGCAAGAAATATGGACCACATTGGTATCTTGATAATTGCCACTTCAAAAGCACTTATGACCATCAACGATTAATCCAGTCGATTAAAGACAAACAACAATCAGCTCTTGATGACTATAACCGTGAATGTGCACGTATAAACAAACTACAAACGATTGTTGAAAGCCATAAACAAAAATTAAAACTGAAACGCAAGCAAGAAAGCTATGCTCGCCATTATGCCCTAACTTATGATCAACCGTCATTGATGCCAGGGTGGGCAATGCTTGAAGAACTCTCCTTAGGAGAGCTTTCTCATTTATTCAAGGGTCTTGCAAAAGATAAAGATAAAAAAATTATAGCCAAAGGATTTAACTTATATCCGCCTCTTCTGGAAAGTTGGCTTCATACTTTAACTGTCATTCGTAATATATGCGCTCACCATGCTCGCCTTTGGAATAGAGAATTAGGAATTAAACCAGCCCGGCCAACACAAAAAAACTTTCTCTGGCCTTTATATCTAAATAAAGATCATCAACATACACGAATTGCGACTGTATTGGCCATGCTTCATCATATGATGCAGCAAGTCAGTCCAGATACAAATTGGTGTAAAAATTTATTTGATTTATTTGATGCTTTCCCCGGTATACCTTTAAATAGCATGGGATTAAATATGCATTGGAAAGATGATAATTTCTGGAAACTCAATTCTTGA
- a CDS encoding SagB/ThcOx family dehydrogenase, with amino-acid sequence MEMICFDRQLRILCVNDEVFLHNPGKLVSYNLKSLVNKPFLDVIAYLAKPQSIANAIDYISIINQNINDKNFAEKTIFHLISRGFLRKYNSDSAEELWYKNGWSEAWSFHTHTNNLPKIQYNTKMLDKEDVGFMEEYVAVENTPSNYKSYEDDQVLLEKPAIDQKYKIIPSHLKTAEPRNLNFQLLSRLIYFAFGQIGDRYMKVTGKHIRKTVPSGGARHPIETYFFIKNPDLNLTPGIYHYNVEKHALNLVKEYSESEIDNLIRSKLLLDEKRGQFDFSLAIVYTCIFERSMFRYRESRSYRVMQFDLGHLTQNLALLTKTYGLNLYVGYSCLEKEVENIIGVDNYLESCLGYSIL; translated from the coding sequence ATGGAAATGATTTGTTTCGATAGACAATTAAGAATACTCTGCGTAAACGACGAGGTATTCTTGCATAATCCAGGCAAGCTGGTTAGTTACAACCTTAAGTCACTTGTTAATAAGCCATTTCTTGATGTTATTGCTTATTTGGCCAAACCTCAATCAATTGCAAATGCAATCGACTATATTTCAATAATTAATCAAAATATAAATGATAAAAATTTTGCAGAAAAAACAATTTTTCATTTAATATCTCGTGGATTTTTACGTAAATACAATTCAGATAGCGCAGAAGAATTATGGTACAAAAATGGTTGGTCTGAAGCGTGGAGCTTTCATACTCACACCAACAACCTTCCTAAGATTCAATACAATACCAAAATGCTTGATAAAGAAGATGTTGGATTTATGGAGGAGTATGTAGCTGTAGAAAACACGCCTTCAAATTATAAGTCCTATGAAGATGATCAAGTCCTCTTAGAAAAGCCAGCGATTGATCAAAAATATAAAATAATCCCTAGCCATTTAAAAACAGCAGAGCCACGCAACTTAAATTTTCAATTGTTAAGTAGACTGATTTATTTTGCTTTTGGGCAAATTGGTGACCGTTATATGAAAGTAACGGGTAAACACATACGAAAAACAGTTCCGTCTGGAGGAGCTAGGCACCCGATTGAAACCTATTTTTTTATTAAAAATCCGGATCTGAATTTAACGCCAGGAATATATCATTACAACGTAGAAAAACATGCCTTAAATTTAGTAAAAGAATATTCGGAATCAGAGATAGATAATTTAATCAGATCGAAACTTTTACTTGATGAAAAAAGAGGACAGTTCGATTTTTCTTTGGCTATTGTTTATACCTGCATTTTCGAAAGAAGCATGTTTCGCTATAGAGAGAGCAGAAGTTATCGAGTCATGCAGTTTGATCTTGGCCATTTAACACAAAATTTAGCTCTTTTAACCAAAACATATGGTTTAAATTTATATGTAGGCTATTCGTGTTTAGAAAAAGAAGTAGAAAATATCATAGGCGTTGATAATTATCTTGAATCATGTTTAGGCTACTCAATATTATGA
- a CDS encoding DUF6933 domain-containing protein yields MLAIDTDSRFYMLFWGLRKGNIQNFHKQFLEKFSRHMTALTNMAEQDETVLAITMSLFFNHHLEYKFVQRGDRSVQAHINDVFFSLQYIHYSFVDDVPTEEELLFID; encoded by the coding sequence ATGCTGGCAATCGATACAGATTCGCGTTTTTACATGCTTTTTTGGGGGCTAAGAAAAGGAAATATCCAGAATTTTCATAAGCAATTTCTTGAAAAGTTTAGTCGGCATATGACTGCCTTGACGAATATGGCCGAACAAGATGAAACAGTGCTTGCAATAACTATGAGCTTATTTTTTAACCACCACCTTGAATACAAATTCGTCCAACGTGGCGATCGTTCAGTACAAGCACATATAAATGATGTGTTTTTTAGTCTCCAGTATATCCATTACAGTTTTGTTGACGATGTGCCAACTGAAGAAGAGCTACTCTTTATTGATTGA
- a CDS encoding DnaB-like helicase C-terminal domain-containing protein: MSLSKSIPSIRSLKLSAKQIASTKSIPLSQALDLVANDYGFTHWTLMHKYFKSIRINNLESIWQSFLPGEMLLLSAAEGAGKLSFALNLALYAAQIKLPVKYYSMHFNESFIFERLNKISCSNLGSCSQQEQYMEVVEKCFDQKTLIEKIKKDKPGSLLIVDYLQAIVPHREMDPYNDFVRELKLIAQQHALRVLILSQVNKEFNFESLEYIAGGRSISRHFTHVIHIEPQQQANKDERGIFLVKSIHYQKQKLFLQFNKENYLFL, translated from the coding sequence ATGTCTTTGTCTAAAAGTATTCCTTCAATAAGGTCTCTTAAATTATCTGCAAAACAAATAGCCTCAACTAAGAGCATTCCACTAAGCCAAGCTCTTGATCTTGTCGCCAATGATTATGGATTTACTCATTGGACATTGATGCATAAATATTTTAAATCAATACGCATAAATAATCTTGAGTCCATTTGGCAATCATTTCTTCCTGGAGAAATGTTATTGTTATCTGCCGCGGAAGGTGCGGGGAAATTATCTTTTGCTCTTAACCTTGCTTTGTATGCAGCACAAATAAAATTACCGGTTAAATATTACTCTATGCATTTTAATGAATCCTTCATTTTTGAGCGTTTAAATAAAATTTCATGTTCAAATTTAGGGAGTTGTTCGCAACAAGAGCAATACATGGAGGTAGTGGAAAAATGTTTTGATCAAAAAACTTTAATTGAAAAAATTAAAAAAGATAAACCTGGTTCTTTATTAATTGTTGATTATTTACAAGCCATTGTGCCCCATAGAGAAATGGATCCATATAATGATTTTGTGCGTGAGTTGAAATTAATTGCACAACAACATGCATTGAGAGTATTAATACTCAGCCAAGTCAATAAAGAATTTAATTTTGAATCTTTGGAGTATATTGCAGGCGGACGTTCAATCAGCAGGCATTTCACACACGTGATTCATATAGAACCTCAGCAACAAGCAAATAAAGACGAACGCGGAATCTTTTTAGTTAAATCAATACATTACCAAAAGCAAAAATTGTTTTTACAGTTTAATAAAGAGAATTATCTTTTTCTTTAA
- a CDS encoding metallophosphoesterase family protein, with translation MLTKSDFLNMTEIKTTGLKVRRILLISDTHGNLDIINQMVAQTNADMVIHAGDFGFYDEQSIYRLSPRELRLLVSHSPVWRQYEVDKQTSRERLIEIVKENRLLGDFPDYISGKKKFAVPIYAVWGNHEDVQVLRQLNTNLNVKNLHVLDEHHFYQFHTSESELEFSLYGLGGNFLVSKKLFDKPIAGNGGKVWTVLNQFGVLYQQVKNKSKPSIFVSHVSPGKEPLLSRLIMHFMPNFWISGHMGAPFTCTWNQFTIREMNESLDWLESDIDLIEEQYQQGRLTDEAILAYEIIKRPIDRDESWYKKLWNINLPDVVDGHALLILKDGKFSLETYSNGIKFNN, from the coding sequence ATGTTAACAAAATCAGATTTTCTTAACATGACTGAAATTAAAACTACAGGTCTTAAAGTGCGCAGAATCCTACTAATCAGTGATACCCACGGAAATTTGGATATCATCAATCAGATGGTAGCTCAAACTAATGCAGACATGGTGATTCATGCCGGTGATTTTGGGTTTTATGATGAACAGAGCATTTATCGACTCAGCCCTAGGGAACTACGCTTGTTAGTATCTCACTCGCCAGTTTGGCGACAATATGAGGTTGATAAACAAACGAGTCGCGAAAGGTTAATAGAAATCGTCAAAGAAAATCGATTATTAGGTGACTTTCCAGATTATATCTCAGGTAAAAAGAAGTTCGCCGTTCCTATATATGCTGTTTGGGGAAATCATGAAGATGTGCAAGTTTTAAGGCAATTAAATACTAATCTCAATGTTAAAAATCTGCACGTGCTTGACGAACACCACTTTTATCAATTTCACACCAGTGAAAGTGAGCTTGAATTTTCTCTTTATGGCTTAGGAGGAAATTTTTTAGTAAGTAAAAAGCTATTCGATAAACCCATTGCAGGAAATGGGGGAAAGGTATGGACTGTATTAAATCAATTTGGCGTTTTGTATCAGCAGGTTAAAAATAAAAGTAAACCTTCAATATTTGTTTCGCATGTCAGTCCAGGGAAAGAACCACTATTATCCCGTCTAATCATGCATTTTATGCCTAACTTTTGGATCAGTGGTCATATGGGTGCACCGTTTACCTGTACCTGGAATCAATTTACTATCCGGGAAATGAATGAATCCTTAGATTGGCTAGAGAGCGATATTGATTTAATAGAAGAACAATACCAGCAAGGTCGCCTTACAGATGAGGCCATATTAGCTTATGAGATAATAAAAAGGCCTATCGATAGGGATGAATCCTGGTATAAAAAATTGTGGAATATTAATCTTCCTGATGTGGTTGATGGGCATGCACTTCTAATTTTGAAGGATGGTAAATTTTCCTTAGAGACCTATTCAAACGGAATTAAATTCAATAATTGA
- a CDS encoding IS256 family transposase, with translation MKDCSLKLASAPERERGLEDPLTEVLREGAKELIRKAVEAELSEMLSAYSEVRLLDGRPSVVRNGYLPSRQIQTGIGEVEVQVPKVRDRSGSGIHFNSQLLPPYLRRTKSLEELIPWLYLKGLSTGDYTDALSALVGESARGLSANTVSRLKEKWLDEHKEWQRQDLRSKRYVYWWADGIYSKVRMDDKLCLLVIIGVTESGLKELVAVCDGYRESTASWEEVLLNLRQRGLPTAPKLAIGDGALGFWGAISKVYPETRHQRCWVHKTANVLNKLPKSMQPKVKASLHEIWMAEKREDAYKAFDNTVALYSAKYPKAMECLVKDKEELLAFYDFPAEHWIHIRTTNPIESAFSTVRLRTHKSRNCGSRDTTLAMVFKLMEVAQKRWIKIRGFNLLTLVINNVKFVDGVQISKQSDRVAA, from the coding sequence ATGAAGGATTGTAGTCTAAAGCTTGCGTCAGCACCAGAGAGAGAAAGAGGTCTAGAAGACCCGTTAACTGAGGTGTTAAGGGAAGGAGCCAAGGAATTAATAAGAAAAGCAGTAGAAGCGGAGTTATCCGAGATGCTGTCAGCCTATTCTGAAGTGCGTTTACTGGATGGCCGTCCTTCAGTGGTTAGGAATGGTTATCTGCCTTCTCGCCAGATTCAGACAGGAATCGGCGAGGTGGAAGTTCAGGTACCTAAGGTAAGGGACCGCAGTGGCTCAGGCATTCACTTTAACAGCCAGCTATTGCCGCCTTATTTAAGACGTACTAAAAGCCTGGAAGAACTCATTCCCTGGCTGTATTTAAAGGGGTTATCCACGGGTGATTATACGGATGCCTTATCGGCATTGGTTGGAGAGAGTGCGCGAGGTTTATCGGCCAATACAGTATCCCGCTTAAAGGAAAAATGGCTTGATGAGCACAAGGAGTGGCAGCGCCAGGATTTAAGGAGCAAACGCTATGTTTATTGGTGGGCAGATGGTATTTACAGCAAGGTTCGTATGGATGATAAACTGTGCCTTCTAGTGATTATTGGTGTCACCGAGAGCGGATTAAAGGAACTTGTTGCCGTTTGTGATGGCTATCGGGAATCAACGGCTAGCTGGGAAGAAGTGCTGTTAAACTTACGTCAACGCGGTCTTCCTACAGCGCCTAAATTAGCGATTGGGGATGGTGCCTTAGGGTTTTGGGGAGCGATAAGCAAGGTTTATCCAGAAACCCGGCATCAACGATGCTGGGTGCACAAAACAGCTAATGTGTTGAACAAACTTCCCAAGTCTATGCAGCCTAAGGTAAAAGCCTCGCTACATGAGATTTGGATGGCTGAAAAGCGAGAAGATGCCTATAAGGCGTTTGATAATACAGTTGCGCTCTACAGTGCTAAATACCCAAAGGCCATGGAGTGCCTTGTCAAAGACAAAGAGGAGCTGCTGGCTTTCTATGACTTTCCAGCAGAGCACTGGATCCACATACGGACAACTAATCCTATTGAATCAGCCTTCTCCACAGTACGCTTGAGAACTCATAAGTCTAGAAACTGCGGCTCTAGAGACACCACTTTGGCCATGGTATTTAAACTGATGGAGGTCGCTCAAAAACGCTGGATTAAAATCAGAGGGTTTAACTTATTAACTTTGGTTATTAATAATGTGAAATTTGTAGATGGAGTACAAATTAGTAAACAGTCAGACAGAGTGGCCGCCTAA
- a CDS encoding GNAT family N-acetyltransferase: MNPIIETARLSLRSFTHEDIERFSEICANPNVMRYIGDGQPVSRKVIAEKIPEWIELYKKQKYGLMALILKESNVLIGFCGFIHQTIDGDQYIELGYRLDEPCWGSGLATEAAGAVRDYAFNVLQIPLLVSIIHYQNHASKRVAQKIGMRLMKQTHFKNVLVDVFCLKAEESS; this comes from the coding sequence ATGAATCCCATAATCGAGACAGCGCGACTGTCTTTGAGATCTTTTACTCACGAGGATATAGAACGATTCTCTGAAATTTGCGCAAACCCAAATGTGATGCGTTACATTGGTGATGGTCAGCCTGTTAGCCGCAAGGTTATTGCCGAGAAAATACCGGAGTGGATAGAGTTATATAAAAAACAAAAATACGGTTTAATGGCGCTCATTTTGAAAGAATCAAATGTATTAATTGGTTTTTGCGGTTTTATTCATCAGACAATCGATGGGGATCAGTACATTGAACTGGGCTATCGCCTGGATGAGCCATGCTGGGGAAGTGGTCTTGCAACCGAAGCTGCTGGGGCGGTCAGAGACTACGCCTTTAATGTGCTTCAGATTCCCCTGCTGGTTTCCATTATTCACTATCAAAATCATGCTTCGAAGCGTGTTGCACAAAAAATTGGCATGCGGCTGATGAAACAAACCCATTTTAAAAATGTTCTGGTTGATGTATTTTGTCTTAAAGCTGAAGAGTCAAGTTAA
- the abiEi gene encoding type IV toxin-antitoxin system AbiEi family antitoxin produces the protein MNKEHAINVLREQDKQSKYIFTNRDLSKLFPEDSFKTFNEGLKRLVKSGILKRACRDIYVNEDARQFDSYVIERIAKTLRRGEYNYVSLESMLSEYGVISQIPIDRITIMTTGRKGIYNTSYGVIEFTHTKRTVKDILNNTTKINERPLRMATKQAALRDLKRVGRNMNLVNLDELV, from the coding sequence ATGAATAAAGAACACGCCATTAATGTACTGAGAGAACAAGATAAACAAAGCAAATACATCTTTACTAATCGCGATCTCTCTAAGCTATTTCCAGAAGACTCTTTTAAAACGTTCAATGAAGGACTGAAACGTCTGGTAAAATCAGGAATACTTAAGCGCGCTTGCCGAGATATATATGTTAATGAAGATGCCAGACAATTTGACAGTTATGTCATCGAACGTATTGCGAAAACACTTAGACGAGGCGAGTACAATTATGTCAGTTTGGAGTCCATGCTATCCGAATATGGCGTCATCTCACAAATTCCTATAGATAGAATAACGATCATGACAACAGGCAGAAAAGGTATCTACAACACTTCCTATGGAGTTATTGAATTTACACATACTAAGCGGACAGTCAAAGATATTCTCAATAACACCACCAAAATCAATGAACGACCGCTTAGAATGGCTACTAAACAAGCCGCTTTAAGAGACCTAAAACGAGTTGGTCGAAATATGAATTTAGTTAATTTGGATGAATTAGTATGA
- a CDS encoding ion transporter: MSLRRQIAESLDPALRQTPGLSLLNKIITIIILLSLLLAIVETERSIHKGHEWIFLFSEWVFTIIFAIEYAARVWASVENPKYSSRFAYMLTPAAILDLLTVLLIFLTTLGTEGFILRLARLLRVLRIAKLGRYTVAMQNIGHAIYSRRFELIISFAIGVFALMLSSSILYIVEGGVQPDYFGSIPRAMWWSVATLTTVGYGDVYPITPIGKLFGAITAIAGIGLIAMPTGILAASFSEAIQNIRKNDREEE; encoded by the coding sequence ATGTCATTAAGACGACAAATTGCAGAGTCCCTGGATCCCGCTCTAAGGCAAACTCCTGGTTTATCCTTACTCAATAAAATAATTACCATCATAATCCTTTTATCACTACTGCTGGCGATTGTTGAGACTGAGCGTTCAATCCATAAAGGGCATGAATGGATATTCCTGTTCTCCGAATGGGTTTTCACAATCATCTTTGCAATAGAATATGCAGCGCGGGTCTGGGCAAGTGTGGAAAATCCAAAATACTCGAGTCGCTTCGCTTATATGCTCACACCGGCAGCCATCCTGGATTTGCTAACCGTATTATTAATTTTTCTCACCACATTAGGTACTGAAGGATTTATCTTGAGATTGGCAAGGTTGCTTCGTGTATTAAGGATTGCAAAATTAGGACGTTACACTGTTGCCATGCAGAATATTGGACATGCCATTTATTCAAGACGATTTGAACTAATTATTAGTTTTGCTATTGGAGTATTTGCTTTAATGCTGTCCTCTTCAATATTGTATATTGTGGAGGGCGGAGTTCAACCTGATTACTTTGGAAGCATTCCGCGCGCAATGTGGTGGTCAGTAGCAACGTTAACAACTGTTGGCTATGGAGACGTTTACCCGATCACCCCGATAGGTAAGCTATTTGGCGCAATCACAGCCATTGCAGGTATTGGATTGATTGCGATGCCCACAGGAATACTGGCAGCTTCTTTTAGTGAGGCCATTCAGAATATCAGGAAGAATGATCGGGAGGAAGAATAG
- a CDS encoding GNAT family N-acetyltransferase — translation MIEEWKQRASPLTYPIFWLAFLDDNAIGMVGAGVDQTNRYNLIGMWVKPESREFGVAEGLVNAVKSDAISREFKHVFLDVSPDNVKATRFYKKHGFVFIGEEKPLPSHPDISVHTMKWQPMS, via the coding sequence TTGATTGAAGAATGGAAACAACGTGCATCGCCTTTAACCTATCCAATATTCTGGTTGGCATTCCTTGATGATAATGCAATAGGAATGGTTGGTGCTGGTGTAGACCAAACAAATCGATACAACTTGATCGGGATGTGGGTGAAACCAGAATCACGAGAATTTGGTGTCGCCGAGGGTTTAGTAAATGCAGTTAAATCTGATGCGATAAGTAGAGAGTTCAAACATGTATTTCTAGATGTATCACCGGATAACGTGAAAGCCACCCGATTTTATAAAAAGCATGGCTTTGTTTTTATTGGGGAAGAGAAACCACTTCCAAGCCATCCAGATATTTCGGTTCACACGATGAAATGGCAGCCGATGTCGTAA